One part of the Excalfactoria chinensis isolate bCotChi1 chromosome 8, bCotChi1.hap2, whole genome shotgun sequence genome encodes these proteins:
- the DPH5 gene encoding diphthine methyl ester synthase, translating to MLYLVGLGLGDAKDITVKGLEAVRRCRRVYLEAYTSVLTVGKEALEEFYGKELILADREAVEQEADSILKDADVCDVAFLVVGDPFGATTHSDLVLRAVKLGIPYQVIHNASIMNAVGCCGLQLYNFGETVSIVFWTDTWKPESFFDKIKKNRQNGMHTLCLLDIKVKEQSLENLMKGRKIYEPPRYMSVNQAAEQLLDVIRNRRLQGEEPEITEDTICVGLARVGAPDQKIASGTLYQMSTVELGGPLHSLIVTGTMHPLELEMLQLFAVEGSNFENNAFQKTT from the exons ATGCTGTATCTGGTCGGGCTGGGCCTGGGCGACGCCAAGGACATCACGGTGAAGGGGTTGGAGGCGGTGCGGCGCTGCCGCAGGGTGTACCTGGAGGCCTACACGTCCGTGCTGACCGTGGGGAAGGAGGCGCTG GAGGAGTTTTACGGAAAAGAACTGATTTTGGCTGATCGAGAAGCAGTGGAACAAGAAGCAGACAGCATTCTGAAAGACGCCGATGTCTGTGACGTGGCTTTTCTTGTAGTCGGCGATCCCTTTGG GGCCACAACACACAGTGATTTAGTGCTGCGTGCAGTAAAGTTGGGAATTCCGTACCAGGTCATTCATAATGCTTCAATAATGAATGCAGTGGGCTGCTGTGGTTTACAG ttgtACAATTTTGGAGAGACGGTTTCTATAGTCTTCTGGACGGACACGTGGAAGCCAGAAAGCTTTTTTGACAAGATCAAGAAGAACAGGCAGAATGGAATGCACACACTGTGCTTACTTG ATATTAAAGTGAAGGAGCAGTCTCTGGAGAACCTAATGAA AGGAAGGAAGATTTATGAGCCACCACGCTACATGAGTGTGAACcaagctgcagaacagcttCTTGACGTTATTCGGAACAGGAGACTCCAAGGAGAAGAACCAG aaatTACTGAAGACACCATTTGTGTTGGCCTCGCACGCGTGGGTGCTCCTGATCAGAAGATTGCTTCAGGCACACTGTATCAAATGTCTACAGTGGAGTTAGGTGGTCCACTCCATTCCCTGATAGTTACGGGCACTATGCATCCTCTGGAATTAGAAATGCTTCAGCTTTTTGCTGTAGAAGGCTCCAATTTTGAAAATAACGCGTTTCAAAAGAccacttaa